The Prionailurus bengalensis isolate Pbe53 chromosome A3, Fcat_Pben_1.1_paternal_pri, whole genome shotgun sequence genome includes a window with the following:
- the SLC32A1 gene encoding vesicular inhibitory amino acid transporter yields MATLLRSKLSNVATTVSNKSQAKVSGMFARMGFQAATDEEAVGFAHCDDLDFEHRQGLQMDILKTEGEPCGDEGAEPPVEGDIHYQRGGGAPLPPSGSKDQALGAGGEFGGHDKPKITAWEAGWNVTNAIQGMFVLGLPYAILHGGYLGLFLIIFAAVVCCYTGKILIACLYEENEDGEVVRVRDSYVAIANACCAPRFPTLGGRVVNVAQIIELVMTCILYVVVSGNLMYNSFPGLPVSQKSWAIIATAVLLPCAFLKNLKAVSKFSLLCTLAHFVINILVIAYCLSRARDWAWEKVKFYIDVKKFPISIGIIVFSYTSQIFLPSLEGNMQQPSEFHCMMNWTHIAACVLKGLFALVAYLTWADETKEVITDNLPGSIRAVVNIFLVAKALLSYPLPFFAAVEVLEKSLFQEGSRAFFPACYGGDGRLKSWGLTLRCALVVFTLLMAIYVPHFALLMGLTGSLTGAGLCFLLPSLFHLRLLWRKLLWHQVFFDVAIFVIGGICSVSGFVHSLEGLIEAYRTNAED; encoded by the exons ATGGCCACCCTTTTACGCAGCAAGCTGTCCAACGTGGCCACAACAGTGTCCAACAAGTCCCAGGCCAAGGTGAGCGGCATGTTCGCCAGGATGGGTTTTCAGGCGGCCACCGACGAGGAGGCGGTGGGTTTTGCTCACTGCGACGACCTCGACTTTGAGCACCGTCAGGGCCTGCAGATGGACATCCTGAAAACCGAGGGCGAGCCCTGCGGGGACGAGGGCGCCGAGCCGCCCGTCGAGGGAGACATCCATTACCAGCGCGGCGGAGGCGCGCCCCTGCCGCCCTCGGGCTCCAAGGACCAGGCTCTGGGGGCCGGTGGCGAGTTCGGGGGCCACGACAAACCCAAGATCACGGCGTGGGAGGCGGGCTGGAACGTGACCAACGCTATCCAG GGCATGTTCGTGCTCGGCCTGCCCTACGCCATCCTGCACGGCGGCTACCTAGGGTTGTTCCTCATCATCTTCGCCGCCGTGGTGTGCTGCTACACCGGCAAGATCCTCATCGCGTGCCTGTACGAGGAGAACGAGGACGGCGAGGTGGTGCGCGTGCGGGACTCGTACGTGGCCATCGCCAACGCGTGCTGCGCGCCGCGCTTCCCGACGCTGGGAGGCCGCGTGGTGAACGTGGCGCAGATCATCGAGCTGGTGATGACTTGCATCCTGTACGTGGTGGTCAGCGGCAACCTCATGTACAACAGCTTCCCGGGGCTGCCCGTGTCGCAGAAGTCCTGGGCCATTATCGCCACCGCCGTGCTGCTGCCCTGCGCCTTCCTTAAGAACCTCAAGGCGGTGTCCAAGTTCAGCCTGCTGTGCACTCTGGCCCACTTCGTCATCAACATCCTGGTCATCGCCTACTGCCTGTCACGGGCACGCGACTGGGCCTGGGAGAAGGTCAAGTTCTACATCGACGTCAAGAAGTTTCCCATCTCCATTGGCATCATCGTGTTCAGCTACACGTCCCAGATCTTCCTGCCTTCGCTGGAGGGCAACATGCAGCAGCCCAGCGAGTTCCACTGCATGATGAACTGGACTCACATCGCCGCCTGCGTGCTCAAGGGCCTCTTCGCGCTGGTCGCCTACCTCACCTGGGCCGACGAGACCAAGGAGGTCATCACGGATAACCTGCCCGGTTCCATCCGTGCCGTGGTCAACATCTTCCTGGTGGCCAAGGCGCTGTTGTCTTACCCGCTGCCCTTCTTCGCTGCTGTGGAGGTGCTGGAGAAGTCGCTCTTCCAGGAAGGCAGCCGCGCCTTCTTCCCGGCCTGCTACGGCGGCGACGGGCGCCTCAAATCGTGGGGGCTGACGCTGCGCTGTGCGCTGGTCGTCTTCACGCTGCTCATGGCCATCTACGTGCCGCACTTCGCGCTGCTCATGGGCCTCACCGGCAGTCTCACGGGCGCCGGCCTCTGCTTCCTGCTGCCCAGCCTCTTCCACCTGCGCCTGCTCTGGCGCAAGCTGCTGTGGCACCAAGTCTTCTTCGATGTCGCCATCTTCGTCATCGGTGGCATCTGCAGTGTGTCCGGCTTCGTGCACTCGCTTGAGGGCCTCATCGAGGCCTACCGAACCAACGCGGAGGACTAG